ATAACAATttcaatataattaatatatctgtCTATGGATTAGAAACAGAAAGCCACGTGTGTGTTTATGATATATGTTACTAATTTGGATTTTCACTTTGTTGATTGATTAATTAAGAAACTCGTGTCTTGCAGTGGTCAGTGAAGTATCTAATTGGTTCATTACTTTGTTTAAGTAATTAATCTAGTTAATTAACTCATTTCCCAATCCCAATCTAAGGACGACAAAACATATATGCTATAGTAAGTAACATAGCAATAATAGAAACTTTATGGTAAATCAATAATTTGAAAATGATGAAGACTTTCCATACTTCATAATTCAATAATAGACAAAGTCAAAGTATCAATGTTGATAAagttttagaaaaatgttacaTATATCAACATCAATACATAATTATCAAACTTGCAATCTATATCTAACTAGCCACATAAATCAATgcaagtaattaattaaataatcatatttttgtCTGATTCACATTACTGCATGAACTCATTCACACCTAAGATATCTGAgatttgaaattgaaacatATTGCTGCTAACATAGCTCTCTGTCTCATCTTCAGTGATACTGCTTCCATTGATATTCGTCGAATTCGAATGCAACGGTGTGGTACTCGATGAAGGCGTAGATAGAACCGAAGCGAAGTTGAAATTCTGGTTGTTATTATTGGAATGAAAGTTTGAGGTTTCTAATACGTAAGGATCCATAATTAGACCATTTCCATGAAAATCAGAACTTAAGTAATCATAGCTTGGTAACTGATGAACAAAATTCTCTGTTATAGTACTTGAAGCAATTCCATTCCAATGCAAATTTAAATCACTTAATTGAACATGTTCATGTTGTTGTTGGAAGCCAAATTCAGGTAAAAATGATGAGTATAGATTCTCATTTGATTCAAccaagtgtgtttgagtgaaaGGCATTGAATTATCACAAGTTGGATTATTCAACCACATGTTGCAAGCTTCTTGATATTGTTGATTTTGGAGATTCTCTTGTCCATTTTGAGAGGAAAAGAGTGATGAAGCAAACTTTAGAATCTCATGAGGGTTCACTAATTGTTGTGTACCAATTAGCTTTTGAATGTTCATTTGAGATAGAGATGAGTTTAGAATAGAAGAAAAGTCCAAAAGATCAAGTCTTGGATTATGTGTCACAGGATCAATTCCCATTCTTAATAATCTTTTCCTAATGTGAGTGTTCCAGTAATTCTTGATTTCATTGTCCGTTCTTCCTGGTAGCCTAGAAGCAATTGCAGACCACCTGCACATTCCAAATCCAATCATATATCATTCTATATAGTTTATGTTATGTGCATGTATAATTTACGCTGTCAGTGCATATGAATTAAACTATGAACTGAGAGGCTTAATTATTACTTGTTGCCGAGAATGCTATGTAGCTGAATtatggtttcttcttcttcaaaagaGAATCGTCCTCGCTTTATATCTGGTCGAAGATAGTTTGTCCAACGCAGACGACAACTCTTTCCACACCTTTGTAATCCTGCatctcaaaacaaaaacaaccaaACACTTTAGTtcaatattgttaatttttttgctACAAAAAAACTAAGTTAATAAAGATTCATCATTCAGGACATGAATGCAAGTATACCAGCATTCTTTGGGAGTAATCTCCAGTTACCATAACCATGTTTATGAATGTAATCAGTGAGTTTTTGATCTTCCTCTGGTGTCCATGGTCCTCTCTTAAGACCATTCTTTTCACAACAAGGTGCTCTTCCCATGCTATA
This portion of the Trifolium pratense cultivar HEN17-A07 linkage group LG3, ARS_RC_1.1, whole genome shotgun sequence genome encodes:
- the LOC123916271 gene encoding transcription factor MYB74-like, with amino-acid sequence MGRAPCCEKNGLKRGPWTPEEDQKLTDYIHKHGYGNWRLLPKNAGLQRCGKSCRLRWTNYLRPDIKRGRFSFEEEETIIQLHSILGNKWSAIASRLPGRTDNEIKNYWNTHIRKRLLRMGIDPVTHNPRLDLLDFSSILNSSLSQMNIQKLIGTQQLVNPHEILKFASSLFSSQNGQENLQNQQYQEACNMWLNNPTCDNSMPFTQTHLVESNENLYSSFLPEFGFQQQHEHVQLSDLNLHWNGIASSTITENFVHQLPSYDYLSSDFHGNGLIMDPYVLETSNFHSNNNNQNFNFASVLSTPSSSTTPLHSNSTNINGSSITEDETESYVSSNMFQFQISDILGVNEFMQ